The Litchfieldia alkalitelluris genome has a window encoding:
- a CDS encoding ATP-dependent Clp protease ATP-binding subunit, with protein sequence MKCQACKSNEATIQLNIQLNDEAKQVLLCGDCYTKEKNNFKIPSNFGGFSHPFEDMFKGFTSQNGEQAAQPNQGKNGGGFLDQFGRNLTQMAKAGLIDPVIGRDDEVARIIEILNRRNKNNPVLIGEPGVGKTAIVEGLALKIAAGDAPNKLLNKDVYLLDVASLVANTGIRGQFEERMKQLITELQRRKNVILFIDEIHLIVGAGSAEGSMDAGNILKPALARGELQLVGATTLKEYRQIEKDAALERRFQPVTVHEPSVDEAILILEGIKSKYEDFHEVKYTDEALQACVTLSQRYIQDRFLPDKAIDLLDEAGSKKNLTLNKPDMTQIQERLRTISAEKEKAASEENYELAAKLRHEEILLEKQLTNAETSEANVIVELEDIQQIIEKKTGIPVGKLQDNEQAKMKNLAESLSSKVIGQEEAVQKVAKAIRRSRAGLKAKERPIGSFLFVGPTGVGKTELSKSLAKELFGTKDSMIRLDMSEYMEKHSVSKIIGSPPGYVGHEEAGQLTETVRRNPYSIILLDEIEKAHPDVQHMFLQILEDGRLTDSQGRTVSFKETVIIMTSNAGVGGFKKITVGFENTGTDAFKESNILESLGSYFKPEFLNRFDNIIEFKQLDKDHLLQIVDLMLIELKETLEEQEVTISIEDEAKSKLAELGYHPAFGARPLRRVIQEQLEDQIADLLLDQTGATDITIKVVNDKIVAEIA encoded by the coding sequence ATGAAATGTCAAGCATGTAAATCAAACGAAGCGACAATTCAACTTAACATTCAATTAAATGATGAGGCGAAGCAAGTTCTTCTATGTGGTGATTGTTATACAAAAGAAAAAAACAACTTTAAAATCCCATCTAACTTCGGTGGATTTTCACACCCATTTGAAGATATGTTCAAAGGCTTCACTTCACAAAACGGAGAACAAGCAGCACAACCTAACCAAGGCAAAAACGGAGGGGGATTCTTAGACCAGTTTGGTCGAAATCTGACTCAAATGGCTAAAGCAGGATTAATCGATCCAGTAATTGGCCGTGATGACGAAGTAGCAAGAATCATTGAGATCTTAAACCGTAGAAATAAAAATAATCCGGTGTTAATTGGCGAACCAGGTGTTGGTAAGACAGCAATCGTGGAAGGATTAGCTCTAAAAATAGCAGCAGGAGATGCACCAAATAAATTACTTAATAAAGATGTCTATTTATTAGATGTGGCTTCTCTAGTAGCGAACACTGGTATTCGTGGTCAATTTGAAGAACGTATGAAACAGCTGATTACAGAATTACAACGTCGTAAAAATGTAATCTTATTTATAGATGAAATTCATCTAATTGTGGGTGCTGGTTCTGCCGAGGGCTCAATGGATGCAGGAAATATTCTAAAGCCTGCTCTTGCTCGAGGAGAGCTTCAATTAGTAGGTGCAACAACCCTCAAGGAATATCGTCAAATTGAAAAGGATGCTGCTCTTGAGCGTCGTTTCCAACCAGTGACAGTACATGAACCATCTGTTGATGAAGCAATTCTTATATTAGAAGGCATTAAATCAAAATATGAGGACTTCCATGAAGTTAAATACACTGATGAAGCTTTACAAGCATGTGTCACACTTTCACAACGATATATTCAAGATCGTTTCTTACCAGATAAGGCAATAGATTTGTTGGACGAGGCAGGATCAAAGAAAAACCTAACATTAAATAAGCCTGATATGACACAAATTCAAGAACGATTAAGAACTATTTCTGCTGAAAAGGAAAAAGCAGCAAGTGAAGAAAACTATGAATTAGCAGCAAAGCTTCGTCATGAAGAAATTTTGCTAGAAAAACAACTCACAAATGCAGAAACGTCAGAAGCAAATGTAATTGTAGAATTAGAGGACATCCAACAAATTATAGAAAAGAAGACTGGGATTCCAGTCGGTAAGCTTCAAGACAATGAACAAGCTAAAATGAAGAACTTGGCTGAGTCGTTATCTTCAAAAGTTATTGGCCAAGAGGAAGCTGTTCAAAAGGTAGCAAAAGCAATTCGTCGAAGCCGTGCAGGATTAAAAGCAAAAGAACGTCCAATTGGTTCATTCTTATTTGTAGGTCCTACTGGTGTTGGTAAAACAGAACTATCTAAATCATTAGCTAAAGAGTTATTTGGTACAAAAGATAGTATGATCAGACTGGACATGAGTGAATATATGGAAAAACATTCTGTCTCAAAAATAATCGGTTCTCCTCCAGGGTATGTAGGACATGAGGAAGCAGGACAATTAACAGAGACTGTGCGACGTAATCCGTATAGCATAATCTTATTAGATGAGATCGAAAAAGCACATCCAGATGTTCAGCACATGTTCTTACAAATACTTGAAGATGGAAGATTAACAGATAGCCAAGGTCGAACAGTTAGCTTTAAGGAAACAGTCATAATAATGACAAGTAATGCTGGTGTCGGAGGATTCAAAAAAATAACAGTAGGGTTTGAAAACACAGGAACAGATGCTTTTAAAGAAAGCAATATCCTTGAGTCTTTAGGTTCATACTTCAAACCTGAATTCTTAAACCGTTTCGATAACATAATCGAATTTAAGCAGCTTGATAAGGACCATTTATTACAAATTGTCGACTTAATGCTAATAGAGCTAAAAGAAACGTTAGAAGAACAAGAGGTTACAATTTCTATAGAAGATGAAGCAAAATCAAAACTCGCAGAGCTCGGTTACCACCCTGCATTTGGGGCTCGTCCATTAAGACGTGTCATTCAAGAGCAGCTTGAAGACCAAATAGCAGATTTATTACTAGATCAGACTGGTGCAACTGATATTACTATTAAAGTAGTTAACGATAAAATTGTTGCAGAAATTGCTTAA
- a CDS encoding M2 family metallopeptidase: MIVEKFLEEQTEKLKKLSNNMSMNAWMAQTTGKKEWVDRLTEAEGALNSFLSDSKRYEQIEHLLNTSLTRYERKQLLKLKNEMKQNQLSEDILMDLSKRSAELNFLFNTYVPKVDEKGLSANDIREILVNSTDNRERELAWKASKEVGQVVEQQLLELIRKRNEAAKILGYGNHHQMAFELQELDRDEVFASFNQLLKLSDPVYRELKNELDLNLASRFNLDVKDLRPWHYSDPFFQSAPATEATNLDRFFKNKDIIELNTRTFESMGIDIKNLYENSDLFPREGKNPTAFCMDLDREGDTRVLCNITPTAYWMGTTLHEFGHAAYNKYVDPELPYLLRSISHILTTEAIAMIFGKMVNEPEWLETFLEVDSEELQVLKPNLKKYQQLNMLAAARFIITFVFFEKELYENPEQDLNALWWKLVKEIQHLTPPDNRDAPDWAAKIHFTLAPVYYQNYLLGELTSAQLHQYIKTNISTEFFNEQVGHFIISKFLKPGASLHWNEKIEKATGEPLNPQYFVDAFC; this comes from the coding sequence ATGATAGTAGAAAAATTTCTTGAAGAACAAACTGAAAAACTTAAAAAATTATCAAACAATATGTCAATGAATGCATGGATGGCACAAACAACTGGTAAAAAAGAATGGGTTGATCGATTGACCGAAGCCGAAGGAGCATTGAATTCCTTCTTGTCTGATTCTAAACGTTATGAGCAAATCGAACACCTGTTAAATACATCCCTTACACGTTATGAAAGAAAACAGTTATTAAAGTTAAAGAATGAGATGAAGCAAAATCAATTATCTGAAGATATATTAATGGATCTCTCTAAACGTTCTGCTGAACTGAATTTTTTATTTAATACATATGTGCCAAAAGTGGATGAAAAGGGATTATCTGCAAACGATATCCGTGAGATTTTAGTTAATTCGACTGATAATAGAGAAAGAGAACTTGCCTGGAAGGCCAGTAAAGAAGTTGGACAAGTTGTTGAACAACAATTGCTTGAACTGATAAGAAAACGAAATGAAGCTGCAAAAATATTAGGTTATGGCAATCATCATCAAATGGCTTTTGAGTTGCAAGAATTAGATCGAGATGAAGTGTTTGCATCGTTTAATCAGTTATTAAAGTTGTCTGATCCAGTTTATCGAGAATTAAAGAACGAGCTAGACTTAAACCTAGCTAGTAGGTTTAATCTAGACGTGAAAGATTTGCGTCCATGGCATTATTCAGATCCTTTCTTCCAAAGTGCACCTGCGACAGAAGCAACCAATTTGGATCGTTTTTTTAAGAACAAAGACATCATTGAATTAAATACTAGAACATTTGAATCAATGGGAATAGATATTAAGAATTTATATGAAAATAGTGATTTATTCCCACGCGAGGGGAAAAATCCAACAGCCTTTTGTATGGATCTTGACCGTGAAGGGGATACAAGAGTTCTATGTAATATCACCCCAACAGCTTATTGGATGGGGACAACCTTACATGAATTCGGACATGCTGCATATAACAAATATGTAGATCCAGAATTACCTTATCTGCTCCGTTCAATCTCGCATATTTTAACGACTGAAGCAATTGCCATGATCTTTGGCAAGATGGTAAATGAACCGGAATGGTTGGAAACATTTTTAGAAGTGGATAGTGAAGAACTTCAAGTGCTTAAACCTAACCTAAAAAAATATCAACAATTAAATATGTTAGCTGCAGCTCGATTTATTATTACTTTCGTCTTTTTTGAAAAAGAATTATATGAAAATCCAGAACAAGATCTAAATGCTCTTTGGTGGAAGCTTGTTAAGGAAATTCAGCATTTGACACCACCAGATAATCGTGATGCACCCGATTGGGCAGCAAAAATTCACTTTACGTTAGCTCCCGTATATTACCAAAATTATTTACTTGGAGAACTAACTTCAGCACAATTGCATCAATATATTAAAACAAACATCTCTACGGAGTTTTTTAATGAACAAGTTGGTCATTTTATCATCTCGAAATTCCTAAAACCTGGTGCTAGTTTGCATTGGAACGAAAAGATTGAAAAAGCAACAGGTGAACCTTTAAATCCTCAGTATTTTGTAGATGCTTTTTGTTAA
- a CDS encoding GNAT family N-acetyltransferase, with translation MESNLSLQEVNLSNFRQCVRLKVSENQMNFIASNLFTIAESKVDHALTPYAIVNGEHVVGFCCIEIIPTNDLEDRYWVPRLMIGEQFQGNGYGKQAMNLIINMLSSYQDCVEIRLSYVPENKVARAFYENIGFSQIDEELQGEVVLSYLVKQPISDYSI, from the coding sequence ATGGAATCTAATCTTTCGTTACAAGAGGTAAACTTATCTAATTTTAGACAGTGTGTACGCTTAAAGGTTTCGGAGAATCAGATGAATTTTATCGCTTCCAACCTATTTACCATTGCTGAATCAAAAGTTGATCATGCTCTTACACCATATGCTATCGTGAACGGAGAGCATGTTGTGGGATTTTGTTGTATTGAGATTATACCAACCAATGATCTGGAAGATCGATATTGGGTTCCAAGGTTAATGATTGGCGAACAATTTCAAGGGAATGGTTATGGAAAACAAGCTATGAATTTGATTATTAATATGTTAAGTTCATATCAGGATTGTGTAGAGATTAGGTTATCTTATGTTCCAGAAAATAAAGTGGCAAGGGCTTTCTATGAAAATATTGGGTTTAGTCAAATCGATGAGGAACTACAAGGGGAAGTTGTATTATCTTATTTAGTAAAACAACCAATTTCAGACTATTCGATTTAG
- a CDS encoding GGDEF domain-containing protein has product MKQSLILNDYKTEFIFSLLRWIFLIAVVFLFYHPELSALLQFEKYSFHVLLVIGLIYMTVTQIALYKLAKEKSINTWILHLGILFDYMALIWLVALTDGANSPLFPIAFLIIMHATIYWSIRGALLSTFAILIGFTLVVLLKGQFSDIHASFHYYLNIGFLLIVGLFGALITYRERTHLREKKEFHELVVKDYLTGLFNHRTFQQELKKVIASRKSFYLCMTDIDYFKEINDKFGHVSGDEVLKEIGNILSSTIPTKSGLAFRYGGEEFALIIQDSSEEKVKKMILAIYQELSNVSLVQNGEIYRVTMSFGVSKHRNEDAGDIVKKADELLYVAKHQGRNRAIFDDHSVLVNRNNLLVETIAK; this is encoded by the coding sequence ATGAAACAGTCTCTGATCTTAAATGATTATAAAACGGAATTTATTTTTTCACTATTACGGTGGATCTTTTTAATCGCAGTCGTATTCTTGTTTTATCATCCAGAATTATCAGCTCTTTTACAGTTTGAAAAGTATTCATTTCATGTATTACTTGTTATTGGATTAATTTATATGACCGTTACTCAAATTGCTTTATATAAATTGGCAAAAGAAAAATCAATCAATACATGGATACTACATTTAGGAATATTATTTGATTATATGGCATTAATATGGCTTGTTGCTTTAACTGACGGAGCAAATAGTCCATTATTTCCAATTGCATTTCTTATTATCATGCATGCAACAATCTATTGGAGTATAAGGGGAGCATTATTGTCCACATTTGCGATACTGATAGGTTTTACCCTGGTGGTTTTACTAAAAGGTCAGTTTTCCGATATACATGCAAGCTTTCATTATTACTTAAATATAGGCTTTTTATTAATTGTCGGTCTTTTTGGAGCTTTGATCACGTATCGTGAAAGAACTCATCTAAGGGAAAAGAAAGAATTTCACGAGCTTGTTGTGAAGGATTACTTAACAGGTTTATTTAATCATCGTACATTCCAGCAAGAGTTGAAAAAAGTGATTGCTAGTAGGAAGTCTTTCTATTTATGTATGACAGATATTGACTACTTTAAGGAAATTAATGATAAATTTGGTCATGTGTCAGGAGATGAGGTTTTAAAGGAGATAGGAAATATTTTAAGCAGCACCATACCTACAAAATCTGGTCTGGCATTTAGATATGGTGGAGAAGAATTTGCTTTGATTATCCAGGATTCTTCTGAAGAAAAAGTCAAAAAAATGATCTTAGCTATTTACCAAGAGCTTTCAAATGTGTCGTTAGTACAAAACGGAGAAATTTATAGGGTGACAATGAGCTTTGGTGTTTCTAAACATAGGAATGAAGATGCAGGAGATATAGTGAAAAAAGCTGATGAGTTACTATATGTAGCTAAACATCAAGGTAGAAATAGAGCCATATTTGATGATCATAGTGTTTTGGTCAACCGAAATAACTTATTGGTTGAGACTATTGCTAAATAA